One Alcanivorax sp. REN37 DNA window includes the following coding sequences:
- a CDS encoding MBL fold metallo-hydrolase — MAIYSSKPFKPALLLAALLAACSAPPAPLAVQAIDADTWLVQGAAEEFSPDNRGHISNITIVNTGAGVLLVDSGGSEAVGTALAETVAALTDEPVRWIVLTHHHPDHVFGAHAFPQADTLMLAGAWRDLQRYQHHYLDTLATRLAPEGSSQPPAQPFEQPPRLLAPGRHRFGDREFELLELHGHSGADAVLYEPARELLITGDMVFWQRAPATAHTPSLAAWIQDLDQLATLPVRHLVPGHGPLTDARALAANQRWLRWLDQLLKQSAENGLSTNEMLDHDLPAEFADWPLARYELTRSASHFYPAYEERAFADSAMAPKGEKDGTEGEKTPAPTGP; from the coding sequence ATGGCAATTTATTCGAGCAAGCCCTTTAAGCCGGCACTGCTGCTGGCGGCGCTGCTGGCCGCTTGCAGTGCGCCGCCCGCCCCACTAGCGGTGCAGGCCATCGACGCCGACACCTGGCTAGTGCAAGGCGCGGCCGAGGAGTTCTCCCCGGATAACCGCGGCCACATCAGCAACATCACCATCGTCAACACCGGCGCCGGCGTGTTGCTAGTGGACAGCGGCGGCAGCGAGGCGGTGGGCACGGCGCTGGCCGAGACCGTGGCCGCACTCACCGACGAACCGGTGCGCTGGATCGTCCTCACCCATCACCACCCCGACCATGTGTTCGGCGCTCATGCGTTTCCCCAGGCAGACACCCTGATGTTGGCCGGCGCGTGGCGGGACCTGCAGCGCTACCAGCACCATTACCTCGACACCCTCGCCACCCGACTGGCGCCGGAAGGTAGCAGTCAGCCGCCGGCGCAGCCCTTCGAACAGCCGCCGCGCCTGCTGGCACCAGGCCGCCACCGCTTTGGCGACCGCGAGTTCGAGTTGTTGGAGCTACATGGCCACAGTGGCGCCGACGCGGTGCTGTACGAACCGGCGCGGGAATTGTTGATCACCGGCGACATGGTGTTTTGGCAACGGGCGCCCGCCACTGCCCATACGCCATCACTGGCGGCTTGGATCCAGGACCTGGACCAACTGGCCACGCTGCCGGTGCGTCACTTGGTGCCCGGCCACGGGCCGCTGACCGATGCCCGCGCACTGGCAGCGAACCAGCGCTGGCTGCGGTGGCTAGACCAGCTGCTGAAACAAAGCGCGGAAAACGGACTCAGTACCAATGAGATGCTGGACCACGACCTGCCGGCCGAGTTTGCCGACTGGCCGCTGGCCCGCTACGAGCTGACGCGCTCGGCCAGCCATTTCTACCCGGCCTATGAAGAACGGGCCTTTGCCGACAGCGCTATGGCACCAAAGGGTGAGAAAGATGGCACCGAGGGCGAAAAGACGCCGGCGCCGACAGGGCCGTAA
- a CDS encoding protein adenylyltransferase SelO family protein: MTDLLPNPLPAADFDQLSRTLWQPHVPADWPGLQLLDADPRLRPESTAPLLNQLHPTGAAVLTDLLAHASQRCPQALATKYVGHQFGVLNPQLGDGRALLLTDLQRDGWRLEWWLKGGGATCFAQGDGRLSLHSAIREYVLSKALQALGIGCAGGTALLQCPDRRVRTHEPLGMLLRSGPSLMRIGHLEWLALRGAPDVLPGVLAYLNQRGPQPLGDDSPSLLAALVRRHAETVALWQAYGYVHGGLNSDNISVLGLTLDLGTGAFMQRYNPNWSPAKDDNLRRYAYHRQPEAVLEGLELLADALDQLSGQHHHRRTLDDFFSQLDLHYLRAMNRRFGLAQTLPGDLGWVRDWCALLQRYDVDYHDAFGGLAGDHPDAWQQALCQLFRVPQAPLQLTEWLQRYQQRLQQEHCSEAERQQRRRRANPCWRLDSATLQGCTDAVLDGDLEAVRRLRQQLLPEDAD; the protein is encoded by the coding sequence GTGACCGACCTGCTCCCGAACCCACTGCCCGCTGCCGATTTCGACCAGCTCAGCCGCACCCTTTGGCAGCCCCATGTGCCCGCCGACTGGCCCGGCCTGCAGCTGCTCGATGCCGACCCGCGGCTGCGTCCCGAGTCCACCGCGCCGCTGTTGAATCAACTGCATCCCACCGGCGCTGCTGTTCTCACTGACCTGCTCGCCCACGCCAGCCAGCGCTGTCCGCAAGCGCTCGCCACCAAGTATGTGGGCCACCAATTCGGTGTGCTTAATCCGCAATTGGGCGACGGCCGCGCATTGCTGCTGACGGATCTGCAGCGCGACGGCTGGCGGCTGGAGTGGTGGCTCAAGGGCGGCGGCGCCACCTGTTTTGCCCAGGGCGATGGCCGCCTGTCACTGCACAGTGCGATCCGCGAATACGTGCTATCCAAAGCGCTGCAGGCACTCGGCATCGGCTGCGCCGGCGGCACTGCCTTGCTGCAATGCCCTGACCGGCGTGTGCGCACCCACGAACCGCTTGGCATGTTGCTGCGCAGCGGCCCGTCGTTGATGCGCATCGGCCACCTGGAATGGCTCGCGCTACGCGGGGCCCCGGATGTGCTGCCGGGCGTACTGGCCTACCTCAACCAACGCGGCCCGCAGCCGCTGGGTGACGACAGCCCGTCGTTGTTGGCCGCGCTGGTGCGGCGCCATGCGGAAACCGTGGCCCTTTGGCAGGCCTATGGTTACGTGCACGGCGGCCTCAACAGCGACAACATTTCGGTGCTCGGGCTGACGCTGGATCTCGGCACCGGCGCCTTCATGCAGCGCTACAACCCCAACTGGAGCCCGGCCAAGGACGACAACCTGCGCCGTTACGCCTACCACCGCCAACCGGAAGCGGTGCTGGAGGGGCTGGAGCTGCTGGCCGATGCCCTAGACCAACTCAGCGGCCAACATCACCACCGCCGCACCCTGGATGATTTCTTTAGTCAGCTCGACCTGCACTACCTGCGCGCCATGAATCGCCGCTTTGGCCTCGCCCAAACGCTGCCCGGCGACCTGGGTTGGGTACGCGACTGGTGCGCACTGCTGCAGCGGTACGACGTGGATTATCACGATGCGTTCGGCGGCCTCGCCGGCGACCATCCGGACGCCTGGCAGCAGGCGTTGTGCCAGCTGTTCCGCGTGCCGCAGGCGCCACTGCAGCTGACAGAGTGGCTGCAGCGTTATCAGCAGCGGCTGCAACAGGAGCACTGCAGCGAAGCGGAGCGCCAGCAGCGCCGCCGACGCGCTAACCCGTGTTGGCGGCTCGATTCGGCTACCTTGCAGGGCTGCACCGACGCGGTGCTGGACGGCGACCTCGAAGCGGTCCGCCGTTTGCGTCAGCAGCTGCTACCAGAGGACGCCGACTGA
- the pedF gene encoding cytochrome c-550 PedF, whose amino-acid sequence MKKAALVVVTCLSVAGSGLAFAHGDVVPQPVNTAGLTPLGDTWLEHNPYRKGHAEYEKAVDLGKSAYNQNCAACHGLEAKSGGIAPDLRELESGDYGDEWFKERVINGAVRDDRVMMPKMANFLNQEALWSIRAWLETVALDNQ is encoded by the coding sequence ATGAAAAAAGCCGCCCTTGTTGTTGTCACCTGCCTGTCGGTAGCCGGCAGCGGCCTCGCCTTCGCCCACGGTGACGTGGTTCCGCAACCGGTGAATACCGCCGGCCTGACCCCGCTCGGCGACACCTGGCTCGAGCACAACCCCTACCGCAAAGGCCACGCCGAGTACGAGAAGGCGGTGGACCTGGGCAAATCCGCCTACAACCAGAACTGCGCCGCCTGCCATGGCTTGGAAGCCAAGTCTGGCGGTATCGCCCCCGACCTGCGCGAACTGGAAAGCGGCGACTACGGCGATGAATGGTTCAAGGAGCGGGTCATTAACGGTGCCGTGCGCGATGACCGCGTGATGATGCCGAAGATGGCCAACTTCCTTAACCAAGAAGCGCTCTGGTCGATCCGCGCTTGGCTGGAAACCGTTGCCCTCGACAACCAATGA
- a CDS encoding redoxin domain-containing protein — protein sequence MEMVSRALLWATLLWASPLLALQLGDKVPDFTLPSTEGPFTLSEQGADHWVLLVSHPAAFTPICTTELAALAQEREWFAERGVKLAAIAVGDAETLARWRADISKLAGKSVGYPLLADGERQVSEQLGMLHPKALDTHTVRSVLIIDRRQRLRLRIDYPPDIGRNVDEIKRVTEALLRSERYHLMAPVNWVPGTDMVVPGWMQSEQAKELFGTLSEGAVPYLRYTPDPDRR from the coding sequence ATGGAAATGGTGAGCCGCGCGCTGCTGTGGGCGACGTTGCTGTGGGCGTCGCCACTGCTGGCGCTTCAACTGGGCGACAAGGTGCCGGACTTCACCCTGCCGAGTACCGAAGGGCCGTTCACGCTGTCGGAGCAGGGCGCTGATCACTGGGTGCTGTTGGTGTCGCACCCGGCGGCGTTCACGCCGATCTGCACCACCGAGCTGGCGGCGCTGGCGCAGGAGCGGGAGTGGTTTGCCGAGCGCGGTGTGAAGCTGGCGGCGATTGCCGTCGGCGACGCCGAAACACTGGCCCGCTGGCGCGCCGACATCAGCAAGTTGGCTGGCAAGTCGGTGGGCTACCCGCTGCTGGCGGACGGTGAACGACAAGTGAGCGAGCAACTCGGCATGTTGCACCCGAAGGCGCTCGATACCCATACCGTGCGCAGCGTGCTGATCATCGACCGCCGCCAGCGGCTGCGGCTGCGGATTGATTATCCGCCGGATATTGGCCGCAACGTGGACGAAATAAAACGTGTCACCGAGGCGCTGTTGCGTAGCGAGCGTTATCACCTGATGGCGCCGGTGAACTGGGTGCCCGGCACCGACATGGTGGTGCCCGGTTGGATGCAATCAGAGCAGGCCAAAGAGCTGTTCGGCACGCTGTCAGAAGGCGCGGTGCCCTACCTGCGCTACACCCCCGATCCGGACCGGCGCTAG
- the exaC gene encoding acetaldehyde dehydrogenase ExaC, producing MIYANPGAEGAVVSFKSKYGNYIGGEWVAPVKGRYFDNISPVNGKVFCEIPRSSAEDIDLALDAAHRIAESWGKTSAQERSLILLRIADRIEANLEKLAVAETWDNGKAVRETLAADIPLAADHFRYFAGCIRAQEGSAADIDATTVAYHFHEPLGVVGQIIPWNFPILMAAWKLAPALAAGNCVVLKPAEQTPWSILVLAEIIGDLLPPGVLNIVNGFGEEAGQALATSRRIAKIAFTGSTPVGAHILRCAADNIIPSTVELGGKSPNIFFADIMKAEDSFIDKAVEGMTLAFFNQGEVCTCPSRALIQESMYDDFIARVIARTKSIKRGNPLDTETQVGAQASQEQYDRIMSYLSIASGEGAQVLTGGGREAMSGDLDSGFYIQPTLLKGHNRMRVFQEEIFGPVVGVTTFRDEEEALRIANDTEFGLGAGVWSRDINVAFRMGRAIKAGRVWTNCYHAYPAHAAFGGYKKSGIGRETHKMMLDHYQQVKNLLVSYSTNPLGFF from the coding sequence ATGATCTATGCAAATCCGGGCGCCGAAGGCGCAGTAGTCTCTTTCAAGAGCAAGTACGGCAACTACATTGGTGGCGAGTGGGTGGCACCGGTCAAGGGTCGCTATTTCGATAACATCTCACCGGTTAACGGCAAAGTATTCTGTGAGATTCCGCGTTCTAGCGCCGAAGACATCGACCTGGCGCTGGACGCTGCCCACCGCATCGCCGAGAGCTGGGGCAAGACCTCGGCCCAAGAACGCAGCCTGATCCTGCTGCGCATTGCCGACCGCATCGAAGCCAACTTGGAAAAACTGGCGGTAGCGGAAACCTGGGACAACGGTAAAGCGGTACGCGAAACGCTGGCGGCAGATATCCCGCTGGCGGCGGACCACTTCCGCTACTTCGCCGGCTGCATCCGCGCGCAAGAAGGCAGCGCGGCCGACATCGACGCCACCACCGTGGCCTACCACTTCCATGAACCACTGGGTGTGGTCGGCCAGATCATCCCGTGGAACTTCCCGATCCTGATGGCGGCGTGGAAACTGGCACCGGCACTGGCGGCAGGCAACTGCGTGGTACTCAAGCCAGCCGAACAAACGCCGTGGTCCATCTTGGTACTGGCGGAAATCATCGGCGACCTGCTGCCGCCGGGCGTACTCAACATCGTCAACGGTTTCGGCGAGGAAGCCGGCCAAGCACTGGCCACCAGCCGCCGCATCGCTAAGATCGCCTTCACCGGCTCCACCCCGGTCGGCGCGCACATCCTGCGCTGCGCCGCGGACAACATCATCCCGTCCACCGTCGAGCTGGGCGGCAAGTCGCCGAACATCTTCTTCGCCGACATCATGAAAGCGGAAGATTCGTTCATCGACAAAGCCGTGGAAGGCATGACGCTGGCGTTCTTCAACCAAGGTGAAGTGTGCACCTGCCCGTCCCGTGCACTGATCCAGGAAAGCATGTACGACGACTTCATTGCCCGCGTCATCGCGCGCACCAAGTCGATCAAACGCGGCAACCCGCTCGACACCGAAACCCAAGTCGGCGCGCAAGCCTCGCAAGAGCAATACGACCGCATCATGTCCTACCTGAGCATCGCTAGCGGCGAAGGCGCCCAGGTGCTGACCGGCGGCGGCCGCGAAGCCATGAGCGGTGATCTCGACAGCGGCTTCTACATCCAGCCAACGCTGCTCAAGGGCCACAACCGCATGCGCGTGTTCCAGGAAGAAATCTTCGGCCCGGTGGTGGGTGTCACCACCTTCCGCGACGAAGAAGAAGCGCTGCGCATCGCCAACGACACCGAGTTCGGTCTGGGTGCCGGCGTGTGGAGCCGCGATATCAACGTCGCCTTCCGCATGGGCCGCGCCATCAAGGCGGGCCGCGTCTGGACCAACTGCTACCACGCTTACCCGGCCCACGCCGCGTTCGGCGGCTACAAGAAATCCGGTATCGGCCGTGAAACCCACAAGATGATGCTCGACCACTACCAGCAAGTGAAAAACCTGCTGGTGAGCTACAGCACCAACCCGCTCGGATTCTTCTGA
- a CDS encoding porin produces MKKTILAGAVALAVLPLSATAAIPLYEEGDLSFTTDGYINAFYVHQDVDRPGTALDRNQSRVKMGFLPNYLGFNVANRVGDLNFGARASFWVTINDSSDAGTATAIDVRQFYGTVGGDWGEVTLGKDFGLFARSNILRDELLSGFGHASDLMGILNWGGVSFGNIGSGYPYAFPSAQITYRMPTVAGFNLAVGVLDPYDTTDASQVGGASYQDSPRVESEISYTNSFGDAELYAWVNGAWQHSRNTDPLVDSVTSSGVGYGVQMKVQDLSVTVSGFNADGMHPFFTNNLGQASLQEVDSKGHLAQIGYQFGKLRAAASYGRTQDDGLVTGNRLKLTHTALQLSYAVTPQFTLVANGGRFEARDGGVKAEETDTVAVGAALSW; encoded by the coding sequence ATGAAAAAAACAATCCTTGCTGGCGCTGTTGCGCTTGCAGTGCTGCCGCTTTCCGCCACCGCTGCCATCCCGCTGTATGAAGAAGGTGATTTGAGCTTCACCACCGATGGCTACATCAACGCGTTCTACGTGCACCAGGATGTGGACCGTCCTGGTACGGCACTGGATCGCAACCAATCGCGGGTAAAAATGGGCTTCCTGCCCAACTACCTCGGCTTCAATGTGGCCAACCGCGTCGGTGATCTGAACTTCGGCGCCCGCGCCTCGTTTTGGGTGACCATCAACGACAGCAGTGATGCCGGCACCGCCACCGCCATCGACGTGCGCCAGTTCTACGGCACCGTGGGCGGCGACTGGGGTGAGGTGACGCTGGGTAAAGACTTCGGCCTGTTCGCACGCTCTAACATCTTGCGTGACGAGCTGCTGTCCGGCTTCGGTCACGCCAGTGATCTGATGGGCATCCTCAATTGGGGCGGCGTGTCGTTCGGCAACATCGGCAGCGGTTACCCCTATGCGTTCCCAAGCGCGCAGATCACTTACCGCATGCCGACCGTGGCTGGCTTCAATCTGGCGGTGGGCGTGCTGGACCCTTACGACACCACCGATGCGTCCCAAGTTGGCGGCGCGTCATATCAAGACAGCCCGCGGGTAGAGTCTGAAATCTCCTACACCAACAGCTTCGGTGATGCCGAGCTGTATGCGTGGGTGAACGGGGCCTGGCAGCATTCGCGCAACACCGATCCGCTGGTGGACTCAGTCACCTCCTCCGGGGTTGGCTACGGCGTGCAGATGAAAGTGCAGGATCTGTCGGTGACGGTGTCCGGCTTTAACGCTGACGGCATGCACCCGTTCTTCACCAACAACCTCGGTCAGGCCAGCCTGCAGGAAGTCGACAGCAAAGGGCACCTGGCGCAGATCGGTTATCAGTTTGGCAAACTGCGTGCGGCAGCGTCCTACGGCCGCACTCAGGATGATGGGCTGGTGACCGGCAACCGTTTGAAACTGACCCACACGGCCCTGCAGCTGAGCTACGCGGTGACCCCGCAGTTCACCTTGGTGGCCAACGGTGGCCGCTTTGAAGCCCGCGATGGCGGTGTGAAAGCGGAAGAAACCGATACCGTGGCAGTGGGTGCGGCGCTGTCCTGGTAA
- a CDS encoding TonB-dependent receptor family protein yields MTRQGGAVLARWRHVACGVALAAGTAQAAPVHELAPVRIDGMRLERSLADAPAAVAVVDTEAAQQGQPRLQLDETLSRVPGLMLTNRYNYAQNLRLSSRGFGARAPFGVRGLRVRVDGFPETVPDGQSQVDSIDLDSLRDATVLRGPASVLYGNGSGGVVDLNTYDGRNMAYGRELRVTAGEHGLRKAHLHAGGEEGDWSYYGGVTGLRYEGYRDQSEVEKYQAIGRVGWQMTPAQRLEFVLTAMDIPRGEDPGGLTAAQVKADRRAAVPMAPRLDAGQEVSQQRLGVRYRHDDVAGGQYQVQTFIARRDFEQQLPFPGNSHIEYQRLFYGLSTDYSRELMVAGRAQRFVVGLDADAQRDDRDRHSVNASGQTTGRTAEEKQAASAVGVFAQLDSALTDQLLLSLGLRHDTVRLRINDRFLSDGDDSGTQRFHEQSYSAGLTWHYSDALQLYLTGSTAFETPTFTELANPVGGGFDSQLGPQKARNQELGLRSLIGAGWWSTLALYRVDVKDEITPYELQGRTFYRNAARTRRQGLELGIEGPLSEQWSLALAYTWAHNQFRRFDDVQQGADVSGLRMPGLPRHIAFAELAWRGGLGYYAISDLRFVSDQYAENTNQTRVASSTLVGLRGGRQWRFGDGELDLYSGINNLFDREYFANLRINANSDRPLAQRGYFEPGPGRTVYAGVAWKW; encoded by the coding sequence ATGACTCGACAGGGTGGTGCTGTCCTGGCCCGTTGGCGTCACGTCGCATGCGGCGTCGCGTTGGCGGCAGGGACCGCCCAAGCGGCACCGGTGCATGAGTTGGCGCCGGTACGTATCGATGGCATGCGTCTGGAGCGCTCGCTGGCGGACGCGCCGGCGGCGGTGGCGGTGGTGGATACCGAAGCGGCTCAGCAGGGCCAACCGCGCCTGCAGTTGGATGAGACCTTGTCGCGGGTGCCGGGGCTGATGCTCACCAACCGCTACAACTATGCCCAAAACCTGAGACTGTCCTCGCGTGGCTTCGGGGCCCGCGCGCCGTTTGGCGTGCGCGGCCTGCGGGTGCGTGTGGACGGCTTCCCGGAAACGGTGCCGGATGGCCAGTCGCAGGTGGACAGCATTGATCTGGACAGTTTGCGCGACGCCACCGTGCTTCGCGGCCCGGCGTCGGTACTGTACGGCAATGGCAGCGGCGGCGTGGTGGACCTGAACACCTATGACGGCCGCAACATGGCCTATGGCCGCGAGTTGCGCGTGACGGCCGGCGAGCACGGGCTGCGCAAGGCGCACCTGCACGCCGGTGGTGAGGAGGGCGACTGGTCGTACTACGGGGGTGTCACCGGCCTGCGTTACGAGGGCTACCGCGACCAGAGCGAGGTGGAAAAATACCAAGCCATCGGCCGGGTCGGTTGGCAGATGACGCCGGCGCAGCGGTTGGAGTTTGTGCTCACCGCCATGGACATCCCCCGCGGTGAAGACCCCGGCGGTTTGACCGCCGCACAGGTGAAGGCCGACCGCCGTGCCGCGGTGCCTATGGCGCCACGCTTGGATGCCGGCCAGGAAGTGTCCCAGCAGCGCCTCGGCGTGCGCTATCGCCATGATGACGTGGCCGGTGGTCAGTACCAGGTGCAGACCTTCATTGCGCGCCGTGATTTTGAACAGCAGCTGCCGTTCCCGGGTAACAGCCACATCGAATACCAGCGTCTGTTTTACGGATTGTCCACCGACTACAGCCGAGAGCTGATGGTGGCGGGCCGTGCGCAACGTTTCGTGGTGGGACTGGATGCCGACGCCCAGCGCGATGACCGTGATCGGCACAGCGTCAATGCCAGCGGCCAGACCACGGGTCGCACTGCCGAGGAAAAGCAGGCCGCCAGTGCGGTGGGGGTGTTCGCGCAGCTGGACAGCGCGCTCACCGATCAACTGTTGCTGTCACTGGGCCTGCGCCACGACACCGTGCGGCTGCGTATCAACGACCGCTTCCTCAGCGACGGTGATGACAGCGGCACCCAACGTTTCCATGAACAGAGCTACAGCGCCGGGCTGACCTGGCATTACAGCGATGCGCTGCAGCTGTACCTGACTGGCAGCACCGCCTTTGAAACCCCGACCTTTACCGAGCTCGCCAATCCAGTGGGGGGCGGCTTTGATTCGCAATTGGGGCCGCAAAAAGCCCGTAACCAGGAGCTGGGGCTGCGCAGCCTGATCGGTGCCGGTTGGTGGAGCACGCTGGCGCTGTACCGGGTGGATGTAAAGGACGAGATCACCCCCTATGAGTTGCAGGGCCGCACCTTCTACCGCAACGCTGCACGCACACGCCGCCAAGGCCTGGAGTTAGGCATTGAAGGGCCGCTCAGCGAACAGTGGAGCCTGGCATTGGCCTACACCTGGGCGCACAACCAGTTCCGCCGTTTCGATGACGTGCAGCAGGGGGCCGATGTCAGTGGCCTGCGCATGCCCGGGTTGCCACGACACATTGCCTTTGCCGAGCTGGCGTGGCGCGGTGGGCTGGGGTACTACGCCATCAGCGACCTGCGCTTTGTCAGCGACCAGTACGCCGAGAACACCAACCAGACGCGGGTCGCCAGCAGTACCCTGGTGGGGCTGCGCGGGGGACGCCAGTGGCGCTTCGGCGATGGCGAACTGGACCTGTACAGCGGCATCAACAACCTGTTCGATCGCGAGTATTTCGCCAACCTGCGTATCAACGCCAACAGCGACCGGCCGCTGGCGCAACGTGGTTACTTCGAACCGGGGCCGGGCCGTACCGTCTACGCGGGGGTGGCATGGAAATGGTGA
- a CDS encoding quinoprotein dehydrogenase-associated SoxYZ-like carrier, which yields MRVAALSQARWLSWLLLLLLPLTATAADAVDPEDSFMWAPMRARFLGDTPYRFDPQVKVRAPEFAEDAGQVPVDVDASALGQFERLLLWVELNPIPLVLDYRASEDAVARLSINLRLERGSLIRSAVLKDGVWHVGSTFVDAAGGGCTTPGIAKTVKNWSDGFGTVQVQRRSVGDQQRVKVRIQHPMDSGLIPSESPFYIEHYQVLSGDRPLADLIWHASISENPTLTLAFRGDNELPLRLDARDNNGNLFEQAL from the coding sequence ATGCGCGTTGCTGCCTTGTCCCAAGCTCGCTGGCTGAGCTGGCTGCTGCTGTTGCTGCTGCCGTTGACCGCCACAGCCGCCGATGCGGTGGACCCGGAAGATTCGTTCATGTGGGCCCCGATGCGTGCCCGGTTCTTGGGCGACACCCCGTACCGCTTTGATCCGCAAGTAAAAGTGCGCGCACCAGAGTTTGCTGAAGACGCCGGCCAGGTGCCGGTGGATGTGGATGCCAGTGCGCTAGGTCAGTTCGAACGGCTGCTGCTGTGGGTGGAGCTGAACCCGATCCCGCTGGTACTCGATTATCGCGCCAGCGAAGACGCCGTGGCACGGCTGTCGATCAACCTACGGCTGGAGCGCGGCTCACTGATCCGCAGTGCGGTGCTCAAGGATGGCGTCTGGCACGTCGGTAGCACCTTTGTCGACGCCGCCGGCGGCGGCTGTACCACCCCCGGCATCGCCAAGACCGTGAAGAACTGGTCTGACGGCTTTGGCACCGTGCAGGTGCAGCGCCGCAGCGTCGGCGACCAACAGCGCGTCAAGGTCCGCATCCAACACCCGATGGACAGCGGCCTGATTCCCAGCGAAAGCCCATTCTACATCGAGCACTACCAAGTGCTGTCCGGCGACCGGCCACTGGCCGACCTGATCTGGCACGCCTCGATCAGCGAAAACCCGACCCTGACTCTGGCTTTCCGTGGCGACAACGAGCTGCCACTGCGACTGGATGCGCGTGACAACAATGGCAATTTATTCGAGCAAGCCCTTTAA